AATACTTACCTGCTGTAAAATTTATTTAAAGCTATGCCTTGTAATTTACTTACCACTACATAGTGTAAAAGTTACATTTCAGTTAATTCCATTATTGTTTTATAGCTTGATAATCTATACCTTAACCGCGCAATTTAAGCGCCAACCTAATGAAACCAAAAATAACCCTCTACCTGTGTATATTGTTACTTACCACTGCATTTGCAGCGTTTAAAATAGATGATGACCCGCTTGCGGCCTTATTAAAAAAACTCGAGACGTATACCAATGCCAATTTGCAGGAGAAAGTTCACCTGCACCTCGATAAGCCTTATTACGCTGTAGGAGATGACATTTGGTTTAAAGCTTATGTGATAGACACAAGAGATTCCAAGCCTTCTTTACTGAGTGGAATTTTATACGTGGAGCTGATTAACGAAAGAGATTCTTTAAAAAAACAGCTTAAGCTGCCTTTAATGGGTGGGGTTACCTGGGGTGATTTCAAACTCACAGATTCCTTAAATGAGGGAAATTACCGCATCAGGGCATATACCCAGCTGATGAGAAATGCAGGCCCGGAGTTCTTTTTTGACAAGACCATAAAGATTGGCAATTCCTGGGCGAATAAAGTATTCACCAATACGACTTATCAGTTTAGCAAAGAAAACACAACAGATAAGGTAAATGCCACTATAAAATTTACAGATAAAAGAGGCCTTCCTTTTATTGGGAATGATGTTAGTTATGAAGTGCAGCTCAATTCAAAAACACCTGCAAAATCTACCTTCAAAGGCAAGGGAAAGACGGGTAATAATGGTGAAATTGCCTTTAACTTTACCAATGCCAGCCAGCCGGAACCCCTTTCTGGCAAAGTCCTGGCCGTTATTACATTGCCTGACAAGCAGAAGGTAACAAAAACAATCCCATTAAAATCTACTTCAGCAACATCCGACACACAATTTTTTCCTGAAGGGGGCAATCTGGTAGAAAACCTTCCTTCAAAAGTAGCTTTTAAAGCTGTTGGAGCAGATGGCCTTGGTGTAACCGTAAAGGGTACAGTGCTGGACAATGAAGGCACCGAAATTACCCGGTTCAATTCAACTTATCTTGGGATGGGCAATTTTATCCTGAACCCGCAGCCTGAAAAGACATATACTGCCGTAATTAGTTATCCTGACGGCTCTGAACAAAAAGTGGCCTTACCTAAAGCACAGCCCAATGGCTATGTAGTTTCCATTAACAATAGAGACACCAGCAAGGTAAATGTAAAAATCTTAATTAGTCCGGGCTTGCTAAGTAAGGGAGAACTCAGACTGGTGGCCCAGAGTAACGGGAATATTTACTTTGTTTCAAAAGCAAAAACTGAGAAACAAATTGTATCGGCCACAATCCCTAAAAAGGACTTGCCTGCCGGAATTGTACAATTTACGCTATTTGGCCCTGACAATTTACCTGCTGCCGAGCGCCTGGTATTCAACGATAACCCAGTGGTGATGATGAATACAACTGTAAGCAGTAACAAAAAGACCTATGCCAAACGCGAAAGTGCAGATTTTACCATCACCTCACTGGCAAACGGCCTTCCAACGCAAGGTAGTTTTTCCGTTTCAGTAACCAATACCTCGACAGTAAGTCCAGACCTGGATAATGAAAGTAATATTTACACCTCGCTTCTGCTTACATCCGATCTGGCTGGTTACGTGGAAAAACCCAACCACTACTTTTTAAATGAAAACCCTGAAGCGGATCAGGAATTGGACAACCTGATGCTTACACAAGGATGGCGTAGGTTTTTATGGAAAAACATCATTGGAAACGTGCCGCCGGTGAAGACTTTTGAACCAGAAAAGTATTTAAAAATTAGTGGTACAATAACTACAGAGGGAGGCAAACCTATTCCGCTGGGCAAGGTATCCTTATTCTCTTCTTCAGGTGGTTTTTTCGCAATTGATACCGTAACAGATGTTAACGGACGCTTTAGTTTTGATGACATGATTTTTAACGACAGCACCAAATTTGTAGTACAGGCAAGAACGGCAAAAAACAAGAAGTGGGTGGAAATTAAACTGGACAATACACCCGGACAGTTTGTAACTACAAACAAAAACACCGGTGATGTAGAAATCAATGTAAATGAAGCATTATCAGCTTATATTAAAAAAAGCGAGAGCTATTTTGACGAATTGACCCGCCGTGGTATGCTTGAACGTACCATACAATTAAAACAAGTTGATATTGTGCAAACCAAAAACCAGGCACCCAATTCTAACAACCTGAATGGTGCCGGTAATGCAGATGCAGTGATTAAAGCCGACCAATTGGGCACCTGTGTTACACTTTCACAATGCCTGCAGGGAAGGGTAGCTGGCCTAATTTTCCAAAATGGCGTTCCCTATTTAATGCGTAGTATGCAAACACCAATGCAGGTTGTAGTAGATGGCGTGAATGTGGAATCCGATTTTATTGACAATATTAACATACAAGACATCGAAACCATTGAAGTACTAAAAAGTATTGGTTATACGGCAATGTATGGGTCAAGAGGCGGAGGTGGTGTACTCATCATTACCACAAAAAGAGGTGGGGGCAACTACAGCTACAATACCTATGCTCCGGGAATTGTTACCTATGCACCGAAAGGCTATCATCAAATCAGGCAATTCTATTCCCCTAAACATACTCCTGGAGAAACAGACAACAGACCGGACTTGAGAACCACGGTATACTGGAATCCACATGTGGTAACAGACCCTACAGGAAAAGGTACTTTCACTTATTTCAATACCGATTTACCTGGTACATACAGGGTAGTAGTGGAGGGAATAAACTCAGATGGTAAGCTGGCAAGAAATGTGTATACTTACATTGTCAACTAAGCAGAAAGCCGATGAACACCATTAATGTAACTGTAAAAGACCACCTGGCTATTGTCACACTAAACCGTGGCAAATCTAACGCGCTGAACAGGGAAATGATTACTGAACTGGACGACATGCTGCGTAACATTGCGGCAGACCCGCTAATTGGCGGGGTTGTGATTACAGGGAAGGAACACTTTTTTTCGGCCGGATTAGACCTGATTGAATTGTACAGCTACAATGAGCCAGAGGCCAAATCCTTTTGGGAATTGTTTTTAAAGTTTACCGCCAACCTCACTGCTTTTAGCAAGCCAATGGTGGCCGCTATCAACGGTCATGCCCCTGCTGGTGGATGCGTAATTGCTTTGGCTTGCGATGTACGCATTATGGCCGAAGGACAATATATTATTGGACTCAACGAAGTGCCGGTAGGCATCATTGTTCCGCATGCCGTATTTGCATTGTATTCCTTCTGGATTGGCCAGGCCCAAGCGGCACGGAGCTTGCTGGAGGGAAAATTGTTTACACCTGAAGAAGCTTTAAAGGTTGGGTTGGTAGATGAGTTGGTGAAGCCAGAAAGTATTATGACGGCTGCAGAGCGAAAAATTAGAAAGTATATGGCACTTTCTCCGGTAACCTGGCAGCAAAGCAAGCAAAATATTCGTCAGGATTTGATTAACATTACCTCTGCCGACCAAAGTGAGGCGCTGGAACTGATGTTAAAACAATGGTGGTCTCCCGCTACTAGAAATATCCTTAAAACCATTATTGATAACCTGCAAAAAAAGTAAGTATATGTACAATCAGCCAATGTTAAGAGAGGATGCCCTAAAAGGGAAAACGATAGTTATAACTGGTGGCGGTACTGGTCTTGGCAAAGCGATGGGAACGTACTTTTTAAAGTTGGGAGCCAATCTGGTCATCACTAGCCGTAAGCTGGAAGTTATTCAAAAAACCGCTTTGGAGATGGAGGAATTAACAGGAGGTAAAGTCCTTGCCGTAGCATGTGACGTACGCGAATACGACCAGGTTGAGCATGTACTGGCAGAAAGTCTCCGTGTTTTTGGAAAGGTAGACAGCCTATTAAATAATGCAGCTGGGAATTTCATTTCGCCCACGGAGCGTTTGTCTGCAAATGCCTTTTCATCCATTATTGATATTGTACTCAAAGGTTCTGTAAACTGTACGCTTGCATTTGGTAAGCATTGGATTAAGGAGCAACAAGCGGCAAGTGTATTAAATATTGTAACTACATATGCATTTACCGGCTCTGCCTATGTAGTACCCTCTGCCTGTGCGAAAGGCGGTGTATTGGCAATGACACGTTCTTTGGCGGTGGAGTGGGGAAAATACGGCATCCGTACCAATGCCATAGCTCCAGGTCCATTCCCTACAAAAGGTGCATGGGAACGTTTATTACCAGGAGAACTGGCAGAAAAATTCGACTTCAAAAACCGGGTACCTTTAAAAAGGGTTGGTGACCACCAGGAACTCGCAAATTTAGCGGCCTTTTTGGTAAGCGATTTTTCAGGCTATATTAATGGCGAGGTCATTACCATTGATGGGGGCGAATGGCTCCAGGGTGCAGGGCAATTTAATGGACTAGAAGCCGTATCTGACGAGATGTGGGATGCCTTTGCCCAGATGACAAAGGCCGCAAAGGGCTCCTAAAATCTTAGTTCCTTACCAGCGGATCAATGCGCTACCCCAGGTAAAGCCCGAACCAAAAGCAGCCAGACAAATTAAATCACCATCCTTAATTTTTCCCGCTTCCCAGGCCTCAGACAAAGCTATGGGTACCGAGGCAGCAGTAGTATTCCCATACTTTTGAATGTTATTGAATACCTTCTCATCTGGCAGCGACAGCAATTGTTGAACATATTGACTAATGCGCAGGTTGGCCTGATGCGGCACCAGGAGATCGATATCCTGCGGCCCCAGATTGTTGGCCTGTAAAGCTTCCCTGATCACTTCTGGAAATTTGACCACAGCTTTTTTAAATACTGCAGGTCCGTCCATGTAGGGCAGTGCAGCACCACCTTCCAGCTGTTCGCTAGTCATAAACAAACCGCCAAGCTCCTGATCCGGATAACCTGGCTTTTCGGGCATCCATTTATTGGCATGAGCTCCAGGATAAAACATCGCCAGCAGTTCTGCTTCGGCTCCGTCGCTATGTAAATGCGTACTCATGATTCCCTGCCCCTCCTTTTGCGCAGGTTGCAGAATTACAGCACCAGCACCATCTCCAAAAATTACCGATACATTACGGCTCCGGGTTTCAAAATCCATTGCGAAAGAATGTTTTTCACTACCCACCACCAGGATATTTTTGTACATACCCGTTTTAATGAACTGGTCTGCAACAGACAATGCGTAGATGAATCCGGAGCATTGATTTCTAATATCTAGTGCCCCTACTTCTTTCATTTTCATCTCCCGTTGGAGCAAAACCCCACAACCAGGAAAGTAGTAATCAGGACTTAAGGTAGCGAAGATGATAAAGTCCACCTCCTGAGCCGTAATCCCTGCACGCTCAATCGCTATCTTAGCAGCTTCAACGCCCATTGTCGTCGTTGTTTCTCCAAGACGGTCGGCGAATCTCCGCTCTTTTATACCTGTACGCTCCTGGATCCAGCTATCACTGGTTTCCATAAACTGTGAAAGATCATCATTGGTATATATATTTTTAGGAACATAATGTCCTACACCTGCTATTTTTGAACGCTGCATTTCCATGTTTACAAATTGTTTTTAAAGGTGATGAAGCTATTTTGATTTTGTATTCCCTGCACTACTGTAATTGAAAAATTATAATGGTTTAACTTGGTTGGTGAATTTTAAGCAAAAGTTGCCTTAACTACAAGATTATTTTAAAATTAGCTTATTTTTGTGGAATGTCAACAGAAACAAAGGAAGAAACGTTCACTCTTGAGGAGATTTTAACTTCATTAAAGACTGTCCATCGTTTAATTTTATGGAACGACGATGTGAATACTTTTGATCATGTGATATACTGTATGATGAAATATCTGGATTACAGTGAGCAACAAGCAGAGAAAATTGCCTGGGAAGTGCACAACAAAGGTAAATGCGCTATACTGGAAGGCTCTTACACTGAAATGGAAATTTATCGGAAGATCCTGCAACAGGAAGGACTCACCGTTTCTGTTGAGTAATAATTATTCTAAAAGGTAATAATGTAGTTACGCCTCAATAGTTTGGTTTTCTGGTTGTTTCTTTGCACTATGAATATACTGTCTAGATTAATGAAGGAAAGGTTGTACAAAGCCTTGTTCTTCTTTTTTCCTATTTTACTTTTTGCCTTTACATTGACTGCACAAACAACATTACCTGCAGGAACTGGTAAAATTACCGCCGTCATCAGCGATGCGCAAAATAACCAAACGATCCCTTTTGCTACAGCGCTCCTTCTGAACAGAAGAACAAAAGCGACTGTAAAGGTTGGGCAAACAGATGCAAATGGGAACCTGGTGATGACAGGCCTGCCCAATGGTGTTTTTACGTTTAAAATTAGCTATGTGGGCTACCAAACTATGGTTAGAGATTCTGTCTCCATATCTGCTACTGTACAAAATGTAAATTTTGGGACTGTAAAGATGAAAGCCGCAAAGGGAACAGCCTTAAATGAGGTAACCATTACAGCGCCAAAAAGCACCATGCAACTGGGTATTGATAAAAAGATTTTCTCTGTAGACCAGAGTTTAGTAAGTGAAGGTGGATCTGCTTCTGATCTTTTACAAAATGTACCTTCTTTGCAAATGGATATGGACGGAAACGTGAGCTTACGGGGATCCACCGGCGTAAAAGTGCTAATAGATGGCAAGGCCTCCTTAATTGCGGGGGGCGATGTGGCTCAAATTCTTCAGTCTATCCCTGCCAGTTCAATTGAATCTGTAGAAGTAATTACCAACCCCTCTTCCAAATATGATGCAGAAGGACAATCCGGAATCATCAATATCGTACTCAAAAGAAATAAAAAACTTGGGTTAAATGGTTCTGTAGCTTTAACCGCTGGAAACAGGGAGAACTATAATGGGAATACCAATTTGAGTTTTCAAAATAGTAAGGTTAATATCTACGGAAATTATGGTTACAAATATGGCAACAGACCTGGTGGAGGTTTTAACAATATCACTTATAAGAACGTACCAACTGGTTCTTCGGCCTTTACCGAGCAGCTCACAACAGCTTCAAATTTGGACAAAAACCACAATGCAAAAGCAGGAATTGATTACTATGTAACCACGAAAGATATTGTAAGCCTTTCTGCGGGTTTTAACAGTAGAAACAGCAATGGCAGGGATTTATTAGAGATCAATAGGTATAATGCCCAAGGCGCTGCACTACAATTAAGTAACCGGATAAATAGCAATAACCGGAGCGGTAATAGTTACGACCTTAATTTAGACTATAGCCATAAGTTTAAACCTCAGCAGGAGCTTACCCTGAACTTCGGATATTCTGATGGCATTAATGACAATTATCAGGAGTACAACACAAGCATTTACGTTGACAATGGAATAGCATCCAATTCTGTCCCTGAACTGCTAACCAATGCTAACCAGAGCGATAACCATAACTATAACATTCAGGCAGATTATACCATGCCAATGGGCAAATTGGGCAAGCTGGAAAGCGGATATCGCAGTCAGATAAAGTATTCCAACAGTTACGTTTTAGCACAAACGTTTAACACCACAACAAATGTACTTGATCAGGATTTTTTGCAGTCCAATACCTTCAGCAGTAAAGACCAGGTGCATGCCATTTATTTAAATTACCAAAATCAGATCAAGAATTTTGGTTACCAAATAGGTCTGCGTGGGGAATCGGCATCTTTAAATACAATTTCAGGCGCATATAACAGAGCAAACCAATTGGTTTATACACCGGGCAGAATTGCCTACGACCGCATTTACCCAAGCATTTTCCTGACACAGAAATTTGAAGCGGAGCAGCAGCTTCAACTGAGTTATACCCGCAGGGTGAACCGTCCACGTCCCTGGGATACCAACCCTTTCACAGATTATTCTGATCCTTACAGCTGGCGTCAGGGAAATCCAAGTCTGTTACCTGAAGACACGCATTCACTGGAGTTGAGCTATAGCAAATTTTGGAAAAAAATCTCCTTTATTGGAAGTGCTTACAGACGGCAAACCAATGATTTGGTGCAACGGATCCGCTCCCGTCCGGATGCAAATGGCGTAATTATCATGATGCCGTACAATTTAACAACAGGTATTAATAACGGATTGGAATTGATTAGTAAGGTAGAAGTAGTTAAAGCCTGGAATTTTACTGGTAACGTAAACCTGTACCAACGAAAAGTTGATGCCATACCAGCAAATGAACTCGTGCCCGAAGAAATTCCAGAAAATTCTGGCTTTAGCTATAATGCCAACCTGACCAATAATTTCGTACTGCCTTACGGCATTACGTTACAGATTAAAGGAGAGTATACCTCTTCTGAAATCATGGCACAGGGCAAACGCAAAGCGATGTATGGTATTGATGCGGGTGCTAAATACGATTTCCCTAATAAAAAAGCATCATTAAGCTTAAACGTAAGGGATATTTTTAACACCAAAAAATTCGGTATGACGATTGACGACAACTTCTCCAGCACTGATTTTCAAAGATATATGCAGGGAACTTCTGGAAATTTAACCTTTTCATATCGCTTTGGAAAGACTACCTTTATGAAAAAACCTAAGAAGCAGGAGGCGCCGGAGATGAGGTCAGACGAGGGTGCTTTCTAAGCGTTTATAAACTAAAACTAAATTGAAGCCAAAACTCATCTTTTTTATCGTCCTCAACTTTCTTTTCTGCCTTAAAACCGCAGAGCGCAGTTTTGCCGCTTTAGCTGCCCCACTATTGGAAAAAGGAGTAATTTCTGGTAAAGTGGTAGAAGAAGTTGGCGCATTACCAGTGCCCTCTGCTGTAGTTGCATTGTATGTTCAAAATGCAGAGCAACCGCTTTTTACGACAGCAACGGACGAGAATGGCGATTTTAAATTTAATGCATTAAAACCAGGTCTGTATAGAATTAAGGTAAGCTACGTTGGATTTGTTCCTCTGATTGTAAACGAGATTCTATTGAATGCCAAGACCATGGAAAGAGGGCTTGGCAGTTTAAAACTTAGTAGTGATCAAAACAATTTATCGGAAGTTACCATTACCGTGGCCAAACCGATCATAGAATTTGGTGCAGATATGATTACTTACAACGTTGGGCAGTCTATACTGGCAGAGGGCAGCACAGCGGCAGACTTGCTTAAAGAGGTACCAATGGTGCAGGTGGATATTGAGGGAAATGCAACCATTGCCGGAAAAAGGAGTACGCGCATTTTTATTGATGGAAAACCATCTGATTACATGACTTCTAATATCTCAGATTTACTAAGCGTGCTCCCATCAGATGCTATTGAGAAAATTGAAGTCATGACCAACCCACCGAGCAAATACTCGGGTGATGGTGAGGGCATCATCAACATCGTTTTAAAAAAAGGTTTCAAGATCGGTTTTAACGGTAATGCAGGTATCACTTCGGGCATTCAGGGAAATGCCAATGCCAATACCAATATGTCTTATAAGGCCAGGACCTATTCTCTAAATGGAAGTGCCGCTTTCAAAAGAAACGTAAACCGGAGCACCAATTCTTCACTTAGGGAGAACTTTTCTGCAGATACCACTTCTTACAACGATCAGTATACCACAAGTAAAAATGAAAGTACCGGAGGTAATTATAGAGCGGCGCTGGACTGGGATATCACACCAAAAAAGAATCTTCGGGTCTCTACCAACTTTAACAACAACAATAGTAACAATCATTCCGAAAATACCTTTAATTTTTTAAACGAAGCAAAAGAACTATCCAGAATTCGTGAACAGGTAAATACCGGAAATGGCAGCAGTAAAAGCTTTGTATTTAATGCCGATTATGAGGTGCAGCTAGATACCGGTGGCGCAAAACTAGCTATGGGTATTACTTTTAACACAGGAGGAAACCAAAGTTACCGCTTACTTGACCGTGCATATACCTATCCCACTGTATCAAGCCCTTTTTTACAAGAAAACAACAACGATGTAGGCAATACAGGTTTAACTTTTAACCTTGATTTTGATAAGCGTGTTTTTAAAAAGAGAGATTTAATAGAGCTGGGCCTACAGTATAATTTTAGAAGGAACGACAATGACATGCTGGTGCAGAAATATGACTTTTCAGAACAGGCCTACTTGATAGACCCTGGCCTAACTAATCAATTTTTGTACAATGAGCATATCTTTTCGGGATACGGATCTTACAATTACAAGAAAGACGGCTGGGGTGTAAAAACAGGTATAAGGGCAGAATTGACAGATGTAACGTTTGATCTTAGCACAGGTGACGCCTACAATGTAAAGCCCTACTTAAGTTTGTTTCCAAATATTTCTTTGAACAGGTTTTTCAGGAAACGATATACTATTGGCGCTACTTACAGTATTCGCATTAACAGGCCAAGAGAAAACACTTTAAATCCGCAAATTAACAATACAGACTCCTTGAATATTTCCTTTGGAAACCCAAACCTTTCTCCGGCGTATACGCATCAGATGGACCTGAGTTTTGGAGTTTTTGGAGAGAAATGGTCTTTTACCCCGCGCCTTTCCTATTCCACCAGTCGTGGTGTGATAGAACGGTTCAGAACCGTAGTTGGCGAAATTTCAGAAACGACCTATGACAACGTAGGCACCAATAACTCTCTTTCTTTAATTTTAATTGGTAATTACCGACCTACTAAAACCATTTCTGCGAATGGAAATTTCAGTGTAATCCAAACCGATTACACCTCTAAATTAAACGCCGCATTAAATAGGAATGGCATAAGTTTACGTGGAAAAGCAGGTTTGTCCATGCAACTTCCCTTAAAGACAGCTTTTGAGGCTAACTTAAATTATGCCAACAACATCAATGCACAGGGACGCAGCAAGGGGAATATGACCACAGGCTTTGCTGCAAGAAAAATGTTCCTTAAAAACCGCCTTAATGCCCGGGTTAATATTAGTGACCCTTTTGGACGCAGAAACAACCGTATATTTAGTGAAGGTATTAACTTTAGACAGGACAACTATTCTACCAGCAATACCAGTAACGTTACCTTCAGCTTAAACTACAGGTTTACAAAGATCAAGAAGCTCGTAGTTCCACCACCAAAGTAGACTAAGAATTTATATCTTTGGATTAGCTATGAAAAAGTTTTTCGGGTATTTTTTTACGCCTATATTTTATTTCTTCTTTTTTTTGACACTGATCGTTTTCCAGCCTATACAATGGATTTGCTATCGGTTTTTGGGCTATAAAGCGCACAAGGTTTCTGTTGATTTGCTGAATTTCTTTTTAACCTATTGCGACCTGTTTTTAGGCAGTTCTGTCACTTTTATTAACGAACATCATTTGCCGGCAGGTAAACCCATCATATTTGTCGCTAACCACCAAAGCATGTACGACATTCCGGGAATTATCTGGTTTTTAAGAAAACATCATGTAAAATTTATTTCAAAAATTGAATTGACAAAGGGAATTCCTTCTATTTCTTTTAATTTAAAATATGGTGGTGGCGCTAACATAGACCGGAAGGACAGCAAACAGGCTGTGGTAGAGATCTTGAAATTAGGCAGAAGAATGAAGGAAAACAATTGGGGTGCTGCGATATTTCCCGAAGGTACACGTGCTAAAGATGGAAAGATAAAACCATTTCAGGTTGGCGGAATCGCTACGTTGTTGAAATCCGTCCCGGATGCCCTTATTGTACCTATTGCTATTGAAAATTCCTGGCAATTAGTCAGGCATGGAATGTTTCCATTAAGCTGTGGCGAGAAACTGCGCTGGACGGTACTTCCCGCAATAGATAAAACCGGGAAAAACGCAGAAGAAATTACACTGGAAGCTGAGCATGCAATTTGCACAGTATTAAAACAACCGCTACGGGTTCCAGAACCCAAGAACTAGTTATCGATATAACAATTAAATATTTTTCTGCTCAATACGCTTAAAAAACTCTTCTCTGTAGGTGTCACCTACGGGAATAACCTTGCCGCAAATTGTAATTCTGCTGCGCTCTATGCTTTCTATTTTGTCAAAGGCAATAATATAAGATTTATGAACACGGATAAACTGCGCTGATGGCAGCGTTTCTTCCATCTTTTTCATGTTTTGCAGGGTAATGATCCGCTCCGTTTTGGTAAAAATTGAAATGTAATCTTTTAATCCTTCAATATATAAAACGTCTTCAAGCTGTATCTTTTGAATCTTATGTTCAGTTTTTACAAAAATAAAATCCTGAATTGGTTGTGAAGTGGAAGAGAATGGAGCAGAGCTAAGGATTTGCTGAGGCGCTTCTGCTGGCTCTGCAACTTTTAACTTATTATTGACCTTCTCTGCTGCTTTATAAAAACGATCAAAAGCAATTGGTTTTAATAAATAATCAGATACATTGAGGTCATAGCTTTCCAGTGCATATTCAGAATACGCAGTGGTTAATATGTAACACGCTTTGTCACCTGCTATTTTTAAAAATTGAATACCGGTTAGCTCAGACATTTGCACATCCAGAAATACCAGGTCAATACCGCCGGCCTGAACCAATTGTAAGGCCTCAATTGGGTTTTCTGTACGTTTAACCAATTCTAAAAAGGGCACTTTACTTATGTAATCTTCAATGATATCCAATGCCAAAGGTTCATCATCTACGGCTATGCATTTTAACTTTATCATATGTCAATCATCAGTTCGCTGGTGTAATGTGTTTGCGAATTTACAATATTTAATTTATACCTTTCAGGATAGAGCAGCTGTAACCTTCGTTCAACATTATTGAGGCCAACGCCCCCTACCATATCTTTATTACTTTCTTTCTTTTTATTGCGGATGCTGAAATGCAGTATTTTCTGATTGGCAATCAAGTTGATCTGAATAGGATCAGAAGGGTCGTTAGCCACACCATGTTTAAATGCATTCTCAACAAATGATATCAAAATCAATGGCACAATTTGCTGATTATCTATCTCTCCATTTAAGTTCATAATGATTGCAGCACCATCTTTAAAACGCAGTTTTTGCAATTCTATATAACTCTGAACATATTCTATTTCTTTACTCAAAGACACCCACCTATCGTTACTTTCATAGATCATATACCGCATAATTTCTGAAAGCTTAAGGATCGCATCAGCGGTTTTATCTGATTTTTGATAAGCCAGTGAATAGATGTTATTAAGCG
The nucleotide sequence above comes from Pedobacter sp. MC2016-14. Encoded proteins:
- a CDS encoding carboxypeptidase-like regulatory domain-containing protein — encoded protein: MKPKITLYLCILLLTTAFAAFKIDDDPLAALLKKLETYTNANLQEKVHLHLDKPYYAVGDDIWFKAYVIDTRDSKPSLLSGILYVELINERDSLKKQLKLPLMGGVTWGDFKLTDSLNEGNYRIRAYTQLMRNAGPEFFFDKTIKIGNSWANKVFTNTTYQFSKENTTDKVNATIKFTDKRGLPFIGNDVSYEVQLNSKTPAKSTFKGKGKTGNNGEIAFNFTNASQPEPLSGKVLAVITLPDKQKVTKTIPLKSTSATSDTQFFPEGGNLVENLPSKVAFKAVGADGLGVTVKGTVLDNEGTEITRFNSTYLGMGNFILNPQPEKTYTAVISYPDGSEQKVALPKAQPNGYVVSINNRDTSKVNVKILISPGLLSKGELRLVAQSNGNIYFVSKAKTEKQIVSATIPKKDLPAGIVQFTLFGPDNLPAAERLVFNDNPVVMMNTTVSSNKKTYAKRESADFTITSLANGLPTQGSFSVSVTNTSTVSPDLDNESNIYTSLLLTSDLAGYVEKPNHYFLNENPEADQELDNLMLTQGWRRFLWKNIIGNVPPVKTFEPEKYLKISGTITTEGGKPIPLGKVSLFSSSGGFFAIDTVTDVNGRFSFDDMIFNDSTKFVVQARTAKNKKWVEIKLDNTPGQFVTTNKNTGDVEINVNEALSAYIKKSESYFDELTRRGMLERTIQLKQVDIVQTKNQAPNSNNLNGAGNADAVIKADQLGTCVTLSQCLQGRVAGLIFQNGVPYLMRSMQTPMQVVVDGVNVESDFIDNINIQDIETIEVLKSIGYTAMYGSRGGGGVLIITTKRGGGNYSYNTYAPGIVTYAPKGYHQIRQFYSPKHTPGETDNRPDLRTTVYWNPHVVTDPTGKGTFTYFNTDLPGTYRVVVEGINSDGKLARNVYTYIVN
- a CDS encoding enoyl-CoA hydratase/isomerase family protein, which gives rise to MNTINVTVKDHLAIVTLNRGKSNALNREMITELDDMLRNIAADPLIGGVVITGKEHFFSAGLDLIELYSYNEPEAKSFWELFLKFTANLTAFSKPMVAAINGHAPAGGCVIALACDVRIMAEGQYIIGLNEVPVGIIVPHAVFALYSFWIGQAQAARSLLEGKLFTPEEALKVGLVDELVKPESIMTAAERKIRKYMALSPVTWQQSKQNIRQDLINITSADQSEALELMLKQWWSPATRNILKTIIDNLQKK
- a CDS encoding SDR family oxidoreductase is translated as MYNQPMLREDALKGKTIVITGGGTGLGKAMGTYFLKLGANLVITSRKLEVIQKTALEMEELTGGKVLAVACDVREYDQVEHVLAESLRVFGKVDSLLNNAAGNFISPTERLSANAFSSIIDIVLKGSVNCTLAFGKHWIKEQQAASVLNIVTTYAFTGSAYVVPSACAKGGVLAMTRSLAVEWGKYGIRTNAIAPGPFPTKGAWERLLPGELAEKFDFKNRVPLKRVGDHQELANLAAFLVSDFSGYINGEVITIDGGEWLQGAGQFNGLEAVSDEMWDAFAQMTKAAKGS
- a CDS encoding 3-oxoacyl-ACP synthase III family protein codes for the protein MEMQRSKIAGVGHYVPKNIYTNDDLSQFMETSDSWIQERTGIKERRFADRLGETTTTMGVEAAKIAIERAGITAQEVDFIIFATLSPDYYFPGCGVLLQREMKMKEVGALDIRNQCSGFIYALSVADQFIKTGMYKNILVVGSEKHSFAMDFETRSRNVSVIFGDGAGAVILQPAQKEGQGIMSTHLHSDGAEAELLAMFYPGAHANKWMPEKPGYPDQELGGLFMTSEQLEGGAALPYMDGPAVFKKAVVKFPEVIREALQANNLGPQDIDLLVPHQANLRISQYVQQLLSLPDEKVFNNIQKYGNTTAASVPIALSEAWEAGKIKDGDLICLAAFGSGFTWGSALIRW
- a CDS encoding ATP-dependent Clp protease adaptor ClpS, translating into MSTETKEETFTLEEILTSLKTVHRLILWNDDVNTFDHVIYCMMKYLDYSEQQAEKIAWEVHNKGKCAILEGSYTEMEIYRKILQQEGLTVSVE